The Marinicella rhabdoformis sequence AAGGAAACTGACCGACAACGTTTCTTTGTTGTTGCGTTACAGGAAATGCATCAGCATTATAAACATGGTTGACCATAACGGTATAATCACCGGTTGGTAAAGAACCTAGGTTGTAAGCCGAAAGTTGCGTTGGACTGATTGAACAAATGGTAGTACTCGGTAAAAAATTCCGGTATGCAGAAACATCCAATTCAATGACTGAACCATTTATGGTGACATCATAATCTTCACCGGATGAGTTTGTTGGGCTAGGATAATCGCAACCAAATGGTAAATACGACAAATTAACAACAATGTCTTCTTCAGAGCTCGGCTGCTCAGGTTGAATTTCCAATGGATTCAAGGTGAAGTCAAAATAAACCGATTCAACCGCTTCATGTGAAGATAAATTATCCAACACAGCCGTCAAATCTTGCGGATAATTAAACCTGATAATCAAACGACGTGCCAGTTGTGCAGCCGACCAATCAGGTGATGCAATCATCAATTCCAATCGCTTTCCATAGGGTCTGTTTGAAATTAAATACCTCACTTCAGCAGGCATGTGGTCATTTAATACAGTTAATATACTTTGTGGCTGCTGTGAATTGAATTCATTGTAAATGGCATCCACTGCATCAAATCCTGCTTCAGGCGTAATTTAAATGTGAAAAGATTGTGAATAAGCTACTGAAGTACAGCCAAGCATTAAAAATAATGCAACAAAAATTTCTTTCATTTCCGCTCCAATCTAAACTTTAACTACAATCATATTATACCTTATATTACTCGCCAAACCCCTGCCTGTCCTTATTCACTTTAAACTCAAATACATCGGGTCGTGAATAATGACCGACGGGGTCAAAATTTTGACGTTCTTCGTATACTTTGTTGTGATCAATTGTCGCAGAAAACACACCTTCCACATTCACTTGCGGCTCAATAACAAAACTGCCGTCTGGGGCACACAAACAAGAACCACCATCGGTTAAAAAGTCGATGCCTACACAACCTTTGATGATCGCATCATAATGTGGCGTGTCTTTAGGAAAATCTTCGGGTCGCATCAAACCGCCTACCGACATAACAAAAGAACGGCCTTCTTTGGCCATCATCGGCGTGATGTCATGGGTGTTCCTGATGCTGCCAGGCCAATTGGCCACATGTAAATCTTCACCTTGGGCGTAAAGCGCGGTGCGCGCCAAGGGCATCCAATTTTCCCAGCAATTCAAGCCACCGACAGTAAAAGGCCCTAACTTATGTGTCTGTAAACCATGCCCATCACCTATTGACCAAGTCAACCTTTCTTCAAAAGTTGGCATCAATTTACGGTGTACCGATTTCACCACACCCTGTTCATTAACATAGACAATGGAGCAATACAAACTGTGCCCACCACGATCGACAGGCCTTTCTATGATGCCCAAGTACAAGGCCATTTTGTGTTGTTTGGCACGCTGACAAATGCTGTCCAAATCGCCACGTTCAATTTGCACTGCTTGTTGACAATAATGTGCGTGAAGTTCTTTTTGATCTTGGGCATTGAAACGTGCTCCCTGGGTCAGTTCAATCCAAAAAGGATAGCCGGGCAAAACCCCTTCACCAAAAACAAGTAATTCACATCCTTGAGATTTTCCTTCATCCATCATAGACAACATTTTGTCAATGGATGCTTCCCTGTTCAGCCACACAGGTGCCATTTGTGCTAAGCCGACGATTAATTGATTAGATTTTGACATGGTTTCACTGATAGTTTGACAACGCATGATTGTAACACTGAGACAGGCACTCTTCGGACCACTTTACGAGAAACACACCCACATAAATGCCTTGGCATATTTGCAACTGAACGATCACTCAATTTTCACGCAGGTGTGATACCATTTACACTTTTAAAATTGACCTAACATGACAAACAAAATCATCACCTCTAGTACATTGGGATTACTGCTTTGCACTTTTTACACACCATCTTTTGCTGAAAAAGCCCCCACTCATGAATTGTCACTGGGTCTCGCTGTGGCACGAAGTCAATCAATTTACGTGGGCGGAGAGGACAGAACCCAAGCTTTTCCAGCCATTGATTACAAATACAAAAAATTTTATTTCCAAGGTGGAGAATTGGGGTTTCAGGTTGTTGACAGTAAACATTGGGACTTAAAAATTGGTATTGGCGCTGACTTCATCGGAGACAAAGACCGAGGCGACAGCCCCGAGTTGAAAGACATGCCTGGCCTTGGCTTTCCTGTCAGTGCAGGTGTAGAAGCAACTTATAAAAGCCCCATAGGTTATTTTTCTGCTAGTCAAACCCAAGAAATCACCAATAAACATGGTGGACACAGTTTCAAACTGGGCTATTCTGCATACATTCCTGTGAAATCATGGGTGTTCATCCCCAGCTTGAGCTGGCAGAAATACAGTGGTGATGTGGTGAACTATTATTTTGGTGTTGACTCAGGATCAGTTACAGATAACAGGCCATTTTACCAAACAAGTAGCAGTGCCACACAAAGTGCTGGTGTCATGGTACTCAAGCCCTTGACAGAGAAACTTCGCTTTTTGGGTAACATCGGGATCACTCAATATGACAATGAAGTAACCAATAGCCCAATCGTCAGTGATGACGAGTCTTTGAGCGCATTCATGGGCTTTACATATAAAATATTCTGAGGGGGTGTGTTTTAAAACGAAATAGCTTTCTGGGTAAGAATTCAGTCGTCTGACAAGGCTTGGTTTAATTCGACCATCAGTTGACTGGCCTTGTCTTTACTTAAAGCTTTGTTGTCATGGCTCAACCAAAACACATCTTCGGCTTGATGGCCAAAAGTGGCAATTTTAGCCGCATGTACTTCAATGTCATGTAGTAAAAAGCAAGCGGTGATATTTGCCAATAAGCCTTGTTGATCAGCACATTTAATTTCCATGCGCGATTCAAAGTCACTGCGTCCTCGCGTAAAACTTATTTCCGTGGCAACAGAAAAATGCTGTTCACGGCGGTCACTTCGGTGTTGAGGCACAAGTACTTCATAATTCTGAGACTTCAATACTTCCAACAATTGTGCTGTCAAAGAAACCAATAAATCATCATCATATTCACCTAAGCAATGGAATGAATCCATCACATGTGCTTGCTTACCACTGTAAATACGGGCATTCACAATATTAATCTGATATTGGGTTAATAATTGCACCACATGATGGAACAACCCTTTGTGATCTTTGCCGTAAATCACCACTTCGAAACCATCGTCATGTTGGTCGGTAATACACACAGTCTCTTGGTTATTGTTATTGGCAATCGCATCACTGATCAGTGCAATTTGGTCAACAGAGGTATAATCAAAGAACTTATCAGGAATGTCTTGCCACAGTGTTTGTATGATTTTGTGTTTGTCATCATCTAGCATTTCTAAAGCTTCAGTCTTACTTTGCGCCACTTGATCCGTAGGTCCGCTGCTGTCCAAGTACTGACTGGTCCTTTGGTACAACTCAGACAATAAACTGTCTTTATATGAGTTCCACAATTTAGGGTCTGTACCAGAAATATCTGCTATGGTTAAGACATATAAAGCATCTAAATGTCGCTGATCTTGAACCAATTCAGCAAAATTTGAAATCACTGCAACATCACTGATGTCTTGCTTTTGAGCCACTACCGACATGATGAGGTGGTATTTAACCAACCAAACCAATAAAGACTTATCATGCTCAGGCAAGCCAAACTCAACTGCAAAAATATCAGCCTCCACAGCACCCAATTCTGCATGGTCACCGCCCCTTCCTTTGGCTATGTCATGAAAAAAACCAGCCAAGCAAAGAACATAAGGTGCATCAAAAGATTGGGCCACGTCATGTGCCAAGACATGAGGGTTTGAATCACGAATGATCCGCCTGATA is a genomic window containing:
- a CDS encoding carbon-nitrogen hydrolase family protein encodes the protein MSKSNQLIVGLAQMAPVWLNREASIDKMLSMMDEGKSQGCELLVFGEGVLPGYPFWIELTQGARFNAQDQKELHAHYCQQAVQIERGDLDSICQRAKQHKMALYLGIIERPVDRGGHSLYCSIVYVNEQGVVKSVHRKLMPTFEERLTWSIGDGHGLQTHKLGPFTVGGLNCWENWMPLARTALYAQGEDLHVANWPGSIRNTHDITPMMAKEGRSFVMSVGGLMRPEDFPKDTPHYDAIIKGCVGIDFLTDGGSCLCAPDGSFVIEPQVNVEGVFSATIDHNKVYEERQNFDPVGHYSRPDVFEFKVNKDRQGFGE
- a CDS encoding MipA/OmpV family protein — protein: MTNKIITSSTLGLLLCTFYTPSFAEKAPTHELSLGLAVARSQSIYVGGEDRTQAFPAIDYKYKKFYFQGGELGFQVVDSKHWDLKIGIGADFIGDKDRGDSPELKDMPGLGFPVSAGVEATYKSPIGYFSASQTQEITNKHGGHSFKLGYSAYIPVKSWVFIPSLSWQKYSGDVVNYYFGVDSGSVTDNRPFYQTSSSATQSAGVMVLKPLTEKLRFLGNIGITQYDNEVTNSPIVSDDESLSAFMGFTYKIF